A window from Montipora capricornis isolate CH-2021 chromosome 7, ASM3666992v2, whole genome shotgun sequence encodes these proteins:
- the LOC138058219 gene encoding uncharacterized protein → MAFKNEQDLSLYDLASSKTSDAQKLMGEARKLLQQDLENVRQEKLAFEEMTKTLNEIHFASTVKLNVGGKIYKTALATLQKDPDSMLCAMFSGKFELKPDDEDGAYFIDRDAELFRYILNYLRNDVLHCPDERTVLEDLLVEARFYQVQGLIAQLERKMHPLKSSVIIKDGKHRKAVMSWLPPGASCSLLFRATTDGGTPKDFHHCCDNKGATLVVIQSGKYICGGYTSKSWESPDSLISVPDFLSFLFSLVKPSNSEPIKIPVKPDGNGGIGLRNDFGPTFASTSCTDLYVLSSGSGNMICKANLGGCFSNPEGYGRNATFFTGENQFKVTEMEVFKIAI, encoded by the exons ATGGCTTTCAAAAACGAACAAGATTTGAGTTTATATGATTTAGCATCTTCCAAAACGTCCGATGCACAAAAGCTAATGGGTGAAGCACGCAAGTTATTGCAACAAGATCTGGAAAACGTGAGGCAAGAGAAATTAGCTTTTGAAGAAATGACCAAAACTCTGAATGAGATTCACTTCGCCAGCACCGTCAAGCTGAACGTTGGTGGCAAGATATACAAAACTGCACTGGCTACTCTCCAAAAAGACCCAGATTCCATGTTGTGCGCGATGTTTTCTGGAAAGTTCGAGTTGAAACCAGACGACGAAGATGGAGCTTATTTTATAGACCGCGACGCAGAACTGTTTCG ATACATTTTGAACTACCTTCGTAACGACGTGTTACACTGCCCAGACGAGAGAACAGTCCTTGAAGATCTGCTTGTAGAAGCAAGGTTTTATCAAGTTCAAGGTCTCATCGCTCAACTTGAACGAAAAATGCATCCGTTAAAATCATCCGTGATAATAAAGGATGGAAAGCACCGAAAGGCTGTTATGTCCTGGCTGCCACCTGGCGCTTCCTGTTCTCTGCTATTTAGGGCTACTACCGACGGAGGAACTCCCAAAGATTTCCATCACTGCTGTGATAACAAAGGAGCTACACTTGTGGTCATACAAAGTGGAAAATACATATGCGGCGGCTACACTTCGAAATCATGGGAGTCAC CCGATTCGCTCATCAGCGTACCAGATTTCCTGTCATTTCTGTTTTCACTCGTTAAACCTTCCAACAGTGAACCCATCAAGATCCCTGTAAAACCAGATGGAAATGGTGGTATAGGACTCCGGAATGATTTTGGACCAACCTTCGCTTCCACATCGTGCACGGACCTTTATGTGCTTTCAAGTGGTTCTGGTAATATGATTTGTAAAGCTAACTTGGGTGGTTGCTTTTCGAACCCTGAAGGTTATGGTAGAAACGCAACTTTCTTTACCGGTGAAAACCAGTTTAAGGTCACTGAAATGGAAGTGTTTAAAATCGCCATAtag